One Panicum virgatum strain AP13 chromosome 9K, P.virgatum_v5, whole genome shotgun sequence genomic region harbors:
- the LOC120650644 gene encoding uncharacterized protein LOC120650644 isoform X1: MCLSCFFPFTQSPAPRSPSRRGAPSPADEDNGQHWPFFLLSMRCSAPPRWRRARPLASFSSSPTPPLLARQPPFPLSLPLCLIPSRPARPPLHVSSARSPQLEPNDRRLDAAGRSALLWSISPSSISRAGGQRRVHTHRHVARHGTARVGAPSPHQSCDHCQAFPQSSCHACCICYLKGFILGIASSRQCISLMSCRNLKKLKLIDLQVRNWLHIYLYPRSRAADEKKYFDSHVAPFFRIDQVFSTLVTLFVSNKVSAYYKLYLLISCHVEQLFFCDCLNSVLFVQLPYFPSKMNILKRPLCRQLMFLIQLMLATSASDGFAASSIVNDSNMNYYSRSRKARNFA; encoded by the exons ATGTGCCTCTCGTGCTTCTTCCCCTTCACCCAGTCGCCGGCGCCGAGGTCACCCTCGCGGCGCGGAGCTCCTTCGCCTGCCGATGAGGACAACGGCCAACACTGGCCATTTTTCCTCCTCTCCATGAGATGTAGTGCCCCTCCTCGATGGCGCAGGGCCCGTCCCCtcgcctccttctcctcctctcctACTCCGCCCCTCCTGGCCCGTCAACCTCCATTCCCCCTATCCTTGCCTCTCTGCCTGATCCCTTCCCGGCCAGCGCGGCCACCTCTGCATGTGAGCTCCGCGAGAAGCCCTCAGCTGGAGCCCAACGACCGACGCCTAGACGCGGCTGGGCGGTCGGCCTTATTGTGGTCGATATCCCCGTCGAGCATCTCGCGCGCCGGGGGCCAGCGGCGCGTGCACACGCATCGCCATGTAGCTCGCCATGGCACGGCTCGAGTAGGAGCTCCGTCACCTCATCAGTCATGTGATCATTGCCAAG CTTTCCCTCAAAGCTCTTGTCATGCGTGTTGTATTTGTTATTTAAAGGGATTCATTTTAGGAATTGCAAGCTCCAGACAGTGCATATCATTGATGTCATGTAGAAATCTCAAGAAGCTCAAGCTGATTGATTTGCAGGTTCGCAACTGGCTCCATATTTATTTGTA CCCTAGAAGTCGAGCTGCTGAtgagaaaaaatattttgacAGCCATGTTGCACCATTTTTTAGGATTGATCAGGTATTTTCAACTCTTGTAACTTTATTTGTGTCCAATAAAGTGAGTGCCTATTATAAATTGTATTTGCTTATTTCCTGCCATGTAGAACAGCTCTTTTTCTGCGATTGTCTTAACTCTGTCTTATTTGTCCAATTGCCCTATTTTCCATCGAAGATGAATATTCTGAAAAGGCCATTATGTCGTCAATTGATGTTCTTAATACAGCTTATGTTAGCGACTTCTGCATCTGATGGGTTTGCAGCTTCTTCGATAGTAAATGATAGCAATATGAATTACTATTCCAGATCCAGAAAAGCTAGGAATTTTGCATGA
- the LOC120650644 gene encoding uncharacterized protein LOC120650644 isoform X2: MCLSCFFPFTQSPAPRSPSRRGAPSPADEDNGQHWPFFLLSMRCSAPPRWRRARPLASFSSSPTPPLLARQPPFPLSLPLCLIPSRPARPPLHVSSARSPQLEPNDRRLDAAGRSALLWSISPSSISRAGGQRRVHTHRHVARHGTARVGAPSPHQSCDHCQAFPQSSCHACCICYLKGFILGIASSRQCISLMSCRNLKKLKLIDLQLWISPRSRAADEKKYFDSHVAPFFRIDQVFSTLVTLFVSNKVSAYYKLYLLISCHVEQLFFCDCLNSVLFVQLPYFPSKMNILKRPLCRQLMFLIQLMLATSASDGFAASSIVNDSNMNYYSRSRKARNFA; this comes from the exons ATGTGCCTCTCGTGCTTCTTCCCCTTCACCCAGTCGCCGGCGCCGAGGTCACCCTCGCGGCGCGGAGCTCCTTCGCCTGCCGATGAGGACAACGGCCAACACTGGCCATTTTTCCTCCTCTCCATGAGATGTAGTGCCCCTCCTCGATGGCGCAGGGCCCGTCCCCtcgcctccttctcctcctctcctACTCCGCCCCTCCTGGCCCGTCAACCTCCATTCCCCCTATCCTTGCCTCTCTGCCTGATCCCTTCCCGGCCAGCGCGGCCACCTCTGCATGTGAGCTCCGCGAGAAGCCCTCAGCTGGAGCCCAACGACCGACGCCTAGACGCGGCTGGGCGGTCGGCCTTATTGTGGTCGATATCCCCGTCGAGCATCTCGCGCGCCGGGGGCCAGCGGCGCGTGCACACGCATCGCCATGTAGCTCGCCATGGCACGGCTCGAGTAGGAGCTCCGTCACCTCATCAGTCATGTGATCATTGCCAAG CTTTCCCTCAAAGCTCTTGTCATGCGTGTTGTATTTGTTATTTAAAGGGATTCATTTTAGGAATTGCAAGCTCCAGACAGTGCATATCATTGATGTCATGTAGAAATCTCAAGAAGCTCAAGCTGATTGATTTGCAG CTTTGGATTAGCCCTAGAAGTCGAGCTGCTGAtgagaaaaaatattttgacAGCCATGTTGCACCATTTTTTAGGATTGATCAGGTATTTTCAACTCTTGTAACTTTATTTGTGTCCAATAAAGTGAGTGCCTATTATAAATTGTATTTGCTTATTTCCTGCCATGTAGAACAGCTCTTTTTCTGCGATTGTCTTAACTCTGTCTTATTTGTCCAATTGCCCTATTTTCCATCGAAGATGAATATTCTGAAAAGGCCATTATGTCGTCAATTGATGTTCTTAATACAGCTTATGTTAGCGACTTCTGCATCTGATGGGTTTGCAGCTTCTTCGATAGTAAATGATAGCAATATGAATTACTATTCCAGATCCAGAAAAGCTAGGAATTTTGCATGA
- the LOC120650644 gene encoding uncharacterized protein LOC120650644 isoform X4: MCLSCFFPFTQSPAPRSPSRRGAPSPADEDNGQHWPFFLLSMRCSAPPRWRRARPLASFSSSPTPPLLARQPPFPLSLPLCLIPSRPARPPLHVSSARSPQLEPNDRRLDAAGRSALLWSISPSSISRAGGQRRVHTHRHVARHGTARVGAPSPHQSCDHCQGIASSRQCISLMSCRNLKKLKLIDLQLWISPRSRAADEKKYFDSHVAPFFRIDQVFSTLVTLFVSNKVSAYYKLYLLISCHVEQLFFCDCLNSVLFVQLPYFPSKMNILKRPLCRQLMFLIQLMLATSASDGFAASSIVNDSNMNYYSRSRKARNFA, encoded by the exons ATGTGCCTCTCGTGCTTCTTCCCCTTCACCCAGTCGCCGGCGCCGAGGTCACCCTCGCGGCGCGGAGCTCCTTCGCCTGCCGATGAGGACAACGGCCAACACTGGCCATTTTTCCTCCTCTCCATGAGATGTAGTGCCCCTCCTCGATGGCGCAGGGCCCGTCCCCtcgcctccttctcctcctctcctACTCCGCCCCTCCTGGCCCGTCAACCTCCATTCCCCCTATCCTTGCCTCTCTGCCTGATCCCTTCCCGGCCAGCGCGGCCACCTCTGCATGTGAGCTCCGCGAGAAGCCCTCAGCTGGAGCCCAACGACCGACGCCTAGACGCGGCTGGGCGGTCGGCCTTATTGTGGTCGATATCCCCGTCGAGCATCTCGCGCGCCGGGGGCCAGCGGCGCGTGCACACGCATCGCCATGTAGCTCGCCATGGCACGGCTCGAGTAGGAGCTCCGTCACCTCATCAGTCATGTGATCATTGCCAAG GAATTGCAAGCTCCAGACAGTGCATATCATTGATGTCATGTAGAAATCTCAAGAAGCTCAAGCTGATTGATTTGCAG CTTTGGATTAGCCCTAGAAGTCGAGCTGCTGAtgagaaaaaatattttgacAGCCATGTTGCACCATTTTTTAGGATTGATCAGGTATTTTCAACTCTTGTAACTTTATTTGTGTCCAATAAAGTGAGTGCCTATTATAAATTGTATTTGCTTATTTCCTGCCATGTAGAACAGCTCTTTTTCTGCGATTGTCTTAACTCTGTCTTATTTGTCCAATTGCCCTATTTTCCATCGAAGATGAATATTCTGAAAAGGCCATTATGTCGTCAATTGATGTTCTTAATACAGCTTATGTTAGCGACTTCTGCATCTGATGGGTTTGCAGCTTCTTCGATAGTAAATGATAGCAATATGAATTACTATTCCAGATCCAGAAAAGCTAGGAATTTTGCATGA
- the LOC120650644 gene encoding uncharacterized protein LOC120650644 isoform X3 has protein sequence MCLSCFFPFTQSPAPRSPSRRGAPSPADEDNGQHWPFFLLSMRCSAPPRWRRARPLASFSSSPTPPLLARQPPFPLSLPLCLIPSRPARPPLHVSSARSPQLEPNDRRLDAAGRSALLWSISPSSISRAGGQRRVHTHRHVARHGTARVGAPSPHQSCDHCQGIASSRQCISLMSCRNLKKLKLIDLQVRNWLHIYLYPRSRAADEKKYFDSHVAPFFRIDQVFSTLVTLFVSNKVSAYYKLYLLISCHVEQLFFCDCLNSVLFVQLPYFPSKMNILKRPLCRQLMFLIQLMLATSASDGFAASSIVNDSNMNYYSRSRKARNFA, from the exons ATGTGCCTCTCGTGCTTCTTCCCCTTCACCCAGTCGCCGGCGCCGAGGTCACCCTCGCGGCGCGGAGCTCCTTCGCCTGCCGATGAGGACAACGGCCAACACTGGCCATTTTTCCTCCTCTCCATGAGATGTAGTGCCCCTCCTCGATGGCGCAGGGCCCGTCCCCtcgcctccttctcctcctctcctACTCCGCCCCTCCTGGCCCGTCAACCTCCATTCCCCCTATCCTTGCCTCTCTGCCTGATCCCTTCCCGGCCAGCGCGGCCACCTCTGCATGTGAGCTCCGCGAGAAGCCCTCAGCTGGAGCCCAACGACCGACGCCTAGACGCGGCTGGGCGGTCGGCCTTATTGTGGTCGATATCCCCGTCGAGCATCTCGCGCGCCGGGGGCCAGCGGCGCGTGCACACGCATCGCCATGTAGCTCGCCATGGCACGGCTCGAGTAGGAGCTCCGTCACCTCATCAGTCATGTGATCATTGCCAAG GAATTGCAAGCTCCAGACAGTGCATATCATTGATGTCATGTAGAAATCTCAAGAAGCTCAAGCTGATTGATTTGCAGGTTCGCAACTGGCTCCATATTTATTTGTA CCCTAGAAGTCGAGCTGCTGAtgagaaaaaatattttgacAGCCATGTTGCACCATTTTTTAGGATTGATCAGGTATTTTCAACTCTTGTAACTTTATTTGTGTCCAATAAAGTGAGTGCCTATTATAAATTGTATTTGCTTATTTCCTGCCATGTAGAACAGCTCTTTTTCTGCGATTGTCTTAACTCTGTCTTATTTGTCCAATTGCCCTATTTTCCATCGAAGATGAATATTCTGAAAAGGCCATTATGTCGTCAATTGATGTTCTTAATACAGCTTATGTTAGCGACTTCTGCATCTGATGGGTTTGCAGCTTCTTCGATAGTAAATGATAGCAATATGAATTACTATTCCAGATCCAGAAAAGCTAGGAATTTTGCATGA
- the LOC120650645 gene encoding dof zinc finger protein 2-like — MRSSFPASPSSSASSHLSYLIPARPPPPPPPPLAMGQGYCAAGGITVPASVAVDAASAAAVAPRQGARNAGAGGHPPLPRPPPRQCPRCQSGNTKFCYYNNYSRAQPRYLCKACRRHWTEGGTLRDVPVGGDRKNRRGGSKGGPASAKASASAAAAATMQGGAADTFPDLLRQLVHFQPGAAAVGGGGYAIDLSAWQQMAAATAPPQGPGDVSALGGAAAAAAAAAAEANCGALQYWGEWQQDDMPGLDGAC; from the exons ATGCGCTCTTCCTTTCCggcctctccttcctcttccgcTTCGTCGCACCTCTCTTACCTGATCCCTgctaggccgccgccgcctcctcctcccccccttGCCATG gGACAGGGATACTGTGCGGCCGGTGGCATCACCGTGCCGGCAAGTGTGGCCGTGGACGCGGcgagtgccgccgccgtcgcgccgagGCAGGGCGCCCGGAACGCGGGCGCGGGGGGccacccgccgctgccgcgcccgccgccgcggcagtgCCCGCGCTGCCAGTCCGGCAACACCAAGTTCTGCTACTACAACAACTACAGCCGCGCGCAGCCGCGGTACCTCTGCAAGGCGTGCCGGCGCCACTGGACCGAGGGCGGCACGCTCCGCGACGTGCCCGTCGGCGGCGACCGCAAGAACAGGCGCGGCGGCAGTAAGGGGGGCCCCGCCTCCGCGAAAGCGtctgcctccgccgcggccgcggcgacgatgcagggcggcgccgccgatacGTTCCCGGACCTCCTGCGGCAGCTGGTCCACTTCCAGCCGGGCGCCGCGGCCGTGGGCGGGGGCGGCTACGCAATCGACCTGAGCGCGTGGCAGCAAatggccgccgccacggcgccgccgcagggACCTGGCGATGTCAGCGCActcggaggagcggcggcggcggcggcggcggcggcagcggaggccaaCTGCGGCGCGTTGCAGTACTGGGGCGAATGGCAGCAAGATGACATGCCCGGCCTGGACGGGGCTTGCTAA